Proteins encoded by one window of Monoglobus pectinilyticus:
- a CDS encoding phospho-sugar mutase has translation MEYLDEYARWINEADPETVAELESIKDDDAEIKDRFYKTLEFGTAGLRGVLGAGINRMNEYVVGQATQGLANQLIKTNGKDADLSVVIAYDSRHKSDVFAKEAAQILAANGIKVYLFEELKPVPELSFSIRYLKTTAGIAVTASHNPAKYNGYKAYGSDGAQLNPELATIVLDEIGKTDIFTGVKKMDFEQAIDQGMIVMIGDEVEEAYLDEVQKQCVNPELAKEKGDTLKFVYTPFHGAGNKPVRKILKRIGFNNVVVVKEQELPDGDFPTVESPNPENKEGFKLAIGYAKECGADLIVGTDPDSDRVGILVKNDKGEYVTFTGNQVGTLLSEYILSALAEKDAVPKDGYIVKTIVTTNIIQAICDAYGIEMKEVLTGFKFIGEKIKESEETGIGTYIFGFEESYGYLKGTYARDKDAVVATMLIAEMALYYQENGTSIFEQMDNIYKKYGYYKEEVVSVTLEGIEGLAKIKSTMDRLRENPPEMVAGKKVIAVRDYLTSERVDKLTGENSGILLPKSNVIYLELEDQNNFIIRPSGTEPKIKLYCLMKGETEEEANELLKLVKEDIDRIIE, from the coding sequence ATGGAATATTTAGATGAATATGCAAGATGGATAAATGAAGCTGACCCTGAAACGGTGGCAGAACTTGAGAGCATTAAAGATGATGACGCGGAAATAAAAGACCGCTTTTATAAGACGCTGGAGTTTGGAACAGCCGGACTTAGAGGCGTTTTGGGCGCCGGCATAAACAGAATGAACGAATATGTTGTTGGCCAGGCCACCCAGGGATTGGCGAATCAGCTAATAAAAACAAATGGAAAGGACGCAGATTTAAGCGTTGTAATCGCTTATGACAGCCGTCATAAGTCAGATGTGTTTGCCAAAGAGGCGGCGCAGATATTGGCCGCAAATGGGATAAAGGTGTATTTGTTTGAGGAGCTTAAGCCCGTTCCTGAGCTGTCGTTTTCAATAAGATACTTAAAGACCACAGCAGGTATAGCTGTAACGGCCAGTCATAATCCGGCGAAATATAACGGATACAAGGCTTATGGCTCAGACGGCGCACAGCTGAATCCGGAGCTTGCAACAATCGTGCTTGATGAGATAGGAAAGACGGATATTTTTACCGGCGTTAAAAAGATGGATTTTGAGCAGGCAATAGACCAAGGCATGATTGTTATGATTGGCGACGAGGTTGAGGAGGCATATTTGGACGAAGTTCAAAAGCAGTGTGTGAATCCTGAGCTCGCTAAAGAAAAGGGCGACACCCTGAAATTTGTTTATACTCCTTTCCATGGAGCAGGCAACAAGCCTGTCAGAAAGATATTAAAGCGTATAGGCTTTAACAATGTCGTTGTGGTGAAGGAGCAGGAGCTTCCTGATGGCGATTTCCCTACAGTAGAATCCCCGAACCCTGAAAATAAGGAAGGGTTTAAGCTGGCCATCGGATATGCTAAGGAATGCGGAGCGGATTTAATAGTGGGAACTGACCCAGACAGCGACAGAGTTGGTATTTTGGTTAAGAATGACAAGGGCGAGTACGTTACCTTTACAGGAAACCAGGTTGGAACCCTGCTTTCGGAATATATTCTTTCGGCTCTTGCAGAAAAGGATGCGGTTCCAAAGGACGGATACATAGTAAAAACAATAGTTACCACTAATATAATTCAGGCTATTTGCGACGCTTACGGCATTGAAATGAAAGAGGTGCTGACCGGTTTTAAGTTTATCGGCGAGAAGATAAAGGAGTCGGAAGAGACCGGAATAGGAACGTACATTTTTGGATTTGAGGAGAGCTATGGTTATCTTAAAGGAACCTACGCCCGTGATAAGGACGCGGTTGTTGCGACAATGCTGATTGCTGAAATGGCGCTTTATTACCAGGAGAACGGAACTTCTATATTTGAGCAGATGGACAACATCTACAAGAAGTATGGATACTATAAAGAAGAAGTTGTGTCTGTAACGCTTGAGGGAATAGAGGGGCTTGCAAAGATAAAGTCAACAATGGATAGGCTGAGAGAGAATCCGCCGGAGATGGTTGCAGGCAAAAAGGTTATTGCTGTGAGGGATTATCTTACGAGTGAGAGGGTTGATAAGCTGACAGGAGAAAATAGCGGGATACTTCTGCCAAAGTCTAATGTTATTTATCTTGAGCTTGAAGACCAGAACAACTTTATAATTCGTCCGTCGGGAACAGAGCCGAAAATTAAGCTGTACTGTTTGATGAAAGGCGAGACTGAGGAGGAGGCCAATGAGCTTCTTAAATTGGTGAAAGAGGATATAGACAGGATAATAGAATAA
- a CDS encoding TetR/AcrR family transcriptional regulator — MQENQKKEDLRIRRTKKLLSNALFELIKKKPFDKVSVCDICDAAMVHRATFYSHFSDKYELLTYSIDEHIPLDKLEFSAHGTDGAVNPEKVVGDIINYVASNKDIYASILKKNNDYSIPDRIQDLFEEKILKIVNRAVENGEEIPVKPEFLASFYSGACLNVVTKWLQGGMPLTADELIGNLNTLLSLSHIH; from the coding sequence ATGCAGGAGAATCAAAAAAAGGAGGACCTCAGAATTAGGAGGACCAAAAAGCTGCTGTCTAACGCACTTTTTGAATTGATTAAGAAAAAACCATTTGACAAAGTGTCGGTCTGTGATATTTGTGACGCGGCAATGGTTCACCGCGCAACCTTTTATTCACATTTCAGCGACAAATACGAACTTTTGACCTACAGCATAGACGAACATATCCCGCTTGACAAACTGGAATTTTCTGCTCACGGAACCGACGGAGCAGTAAATCCCGAAAAAGTTGTGGGTGATATTATAAATTACGTTGCAAGCAATAAGGATATATATGCTTCCATACTAAAAAAGAACAACGACTATTCTATTCCCGACAGGATTCAGGATTTGTTTGAAGAAAAAATATTAAAAATTGTGAATAGAGCCGTTGAAAACGGCGAAGAGATTCCTGTTAAACCGGAATTTTTGGCAAGCTTTTATTCCGGCGCCTGTCTAAACGTTGTTACCAAGTGGCTCCAGGGCGGTATGCCCCTCACTGCGGACGAACTTATCGGTAACTTAAACACACTTTTATCTTTATCCCATATTCATTAA
- a CDS encoding MlaD family protein — MNRISENLRRGLAFMAALVILVSCPAEYICLAEGEGTAPVITISTPGDFAALAKNCVYDSYSRGMQVTLLNDIDMSGTEFEPMKIFCGTFEGGGHRITNIDLNFDGSAKGLCFELGEGGEIRNLNISGKVKAKKVTDGAASISDVIGSVVKNAGISTDIINENSISVLGGIVGKNQGRVINCSFDGEIEGDAIVGGIVGQNEENGYIEACYNVSSVLGNKDTGGVVGKNYGWVKSSKNSGKVNSSPVEESHNIGGICGINDGVLENCLNDAEIGYKNVGINIGGIVGNQSGCVIECQNIGDIFGSKSVGGIFGRFEPYTDISIEDLDRVKDDVNEIRENVKSDIDNSWNNTINDIDSLRDRLNNDINGVLDRFGFFGGGGLLSNLLGLSGTKSSLSGALDSLTSSQTGLLDAIRDRISSSDSGSLTGLLDSLSDSAREISDDLGGLSESGSLLLDQLNDETKGSLGEALDSINNTIDTANRAGESLNDVLQDVDNLITDANDAYNDGDWQTLSDRLDSLDGRLDYIQDTMLDPISSSITSSLNAVTRTLNSIRNDSNDIADAISGPLKQAETILKNAKAQIDAANEQITKIRTDIKQAIEKVNDILSGLFPTAKPKTVGSVISDTIFMTAYADEKLDLNEDEIKDTLKNLTSVDIDISRNVAGMNTDDALVMYCVNSGEVTGEKDLGGIGGTIGIESAVKYGNNVTLPSGKIITPTSIVKAVVNGCISEGEVFSRNGYGGGVVGDASFGIIKNSVTETNITSDEGGYVGGIAGYSKGKIYNCAAISDLKGSDHVGGIAGEGDTIATCYALPRIDGVVEKSGAITGTAGGVVQNNYFIKEGLSGIDGTDYEGKAVALDYTEMTGADNIPEKMTGFSNDTWYMGSGDIFLPQNRVLSDNSASNIGALIKSKSAEYAAFHFKVKFDIDEETVKEFTVDYNTVLNSEEIPDIEPRDGYCPQWDKDTSDPIRRNTIFKAEYLDAVKTLGTAEEPPLLLVEGNFKDGSEVHAWEADSEGEYSGDYKTVAAYEFEITPEYSGKIKVHIRDKDEDGNCIGIVINGKTKILDAERDGSYLVFETDRAGQFTVLHRRSNIWKILGILLLAFGLLILIGVTAYKRSGMAKTKPKDKSPNLTDNDAEKNKIVADGDAEKLAKAKADIKEPKQRERDEISTAKEKYKKTVDK; from the coding sequence ATGAATAGAATATCAGAAAATCTTCGCAGGGGTCTTGCGTTTATGGCGGCGCTAGTCATCCTTGTTTCCTGTCCGGCAGAATATATTTGTTTGGCAGAGGGAGAAGGAACCGCCCCGGTAATAACCATATCAACGCCGGGAGATTTTGCGGCGCTTGCTAAAAATTGTGTGTATGACAGCTATTCCCGCGGAATGCAGGTTACTTTGCTGAACGATATAGATATGTCAGGAACCGAGTTTGAGCCTATGAAAATATTCTGCGGCACTTTCGAGGGAGGCGGTCACCGTATAACTAATATTGACTTAAACTTTGACGGGTCTGCAAAAGGACTGTGTTTCGAACTCGGCGAGGGAGGAGAAATACGCAACCTCAATATTTCGGGTAAGGTAAAAGCGAAAAAGGTTACTGACGGAGCCGCGTCTATCAGCGACGTTATAGGAAGCGTGGTAAAGAATGCCGGAATAAGCACAGACATAATAAATGAGAATTCTATCTCAGTTTTGGGAGGAATAGTCGGCAAAAACCAGGGCAGAGTGATAAATTGTTCCTTTGACGGCGAGATTGAGGGAGACGCTATAGTTGGAGGAATAGTCGGGCAGAATGAGGAGAACGGATACATTGAAGCGTGTTATAATGTCAGTTCTGTTTTGGGAAACAAAGACACCGGCGGAGTTGTCGGAAAGAATTACGGCTGGGTCAAGTCATCCAAGAATTCGGGCAAAGTAAATTCATCTCCGGTGGAGGAGAGCCATAACATTGGCGGAATTTGCGGGATAAACGACGGCGTGCTTGAAAATTGTTTGAATGACGCTGAAATCGGCTATAAAAATGTTGGGATAAATATCGGCGGAATTGTTGGAAACCAGTCGGGCTGCGTTATAGAGTGTCAGAATATAGGTGATATATTCGGGTCTAAAAGCGTGGGCGGAATTTTCGGCAGATTTGAGCCTTACACTGATATAAGCATAGAAGATTTGGACAGAGTAAAGGACGATGTGAACGAGATTCGTGAAAACGTGAAGAGTGATATTGACAACAGCTGGAATAATACCATTAACGATATAGACAGTCTGCGAGACAGGTTAAACAATGATATAAACGGAGTTTTGGACAGATTCGGATTTTTTGGCGGCGGCGGACTTCTTTCAAATCTTTTGGGGCTGAGCGGAACAAAGTCGTCATTGTCAGGAGCTTTGGACAGTTTGACTAGCAGTCAAACCGGGCTTCTGGACGCGATACGTGACAGAATTAGCTCGTCTGACAGCGGAAGCCTGACAGGATTGCTGGACAGTCTCTCGGATTCGGCAAGAGAGATAAGTGATGACTTGGGAGGGCTTTCTGAGTCGGGAAGTTTACTTTTGGATCAGCTTAACGATGAGACTAAAGGGTCGCTGGGTGAAGCGCTGGATTCTATTAATAATACCATCGATACCGCCAATCGGGCAGGTGAGAGTTTAAATGATGTTCTGCAGGACGTTGATAATCTAATAACCGACGCAAATGACGCTTACAACGACGGAGACTGGCAGACTTTGAGCGACAGGCTTGACTCTTTAGACGGCAGGCTGGATTATATTCAGGATACTATGCTCGACCCTATTTCAAGCAGTATAACTTCATCGCTGAACGCTGTTACAAGAACCTTAAACTCTATAAGAAATGACTCCAATGATATTGCGGACGCCATAAGCGGACCATTAAAGCAGGCGGAGACAATATTAAAGAATGCGAAGGCACAGATTGATGCTGCAAATGAGCAGATTACCAAAATCAGAACAGATATTAAACAGGCTATTGAAAAGGTTAATGATATATTAAGCGGACTTTTTCCGACTGCTAAACCGAAAACGGTAGGAAGCGTTATATCGGATACTATATTCATGACAGCGTATGCGGATGAAAAACTGGATTTAAATGAGGATGAAATCAAGGATACATTAAAAAATCTGACGAGCGTAGATATCGACATATCAAGAAATGTGGCAGGAATGAACACCGACGACGCCCTTGTAATGTACTGCGTCAATAGCGGCGAAGTGACAGGTGAAAAAGACTTGGGCGGAATAGGCGGAACGATTGGTATAGAGTCGGCGGTTAAGTACGGAAATAATGTAACTCTTCCCAGCGGAAAAATAATTACTCCGACTTCTATAGTTAAAGCAGTGGTTAACGGATGTATAAGCGAGGGAGAAGTTTTTTCGAGAAACGGCTACGGAGGCGGAGTGGTTGGCGACGCGTCTTTTGGAATAATAAAAAATTCTGTGACTGAAACCAATATAACTTCTGATGAGGGGGGATATGTTGGAGGTATTGCGGGATATTCAAAAGGCAAGATATATAATTGTGCAGCCATTTCAGATTTAAAAGGCAGCGACCATGTCGGCGGCATAGCCGGAGAGGGGGATACCATAGCAACCTGTTACGCTCTGCCTAGAATAGACGGTGTTGTTGAAAAGAGCGGCGCAATAACAGGAACTGCAGGCGGCGTGGTACAGAACAACTATTTTATAAAAGAGGGACTGAGCGGTATTGACGGCACCGATTATGAAGGAAAAGCCGTGGCTCTGGATTATACTGAAATGACCGGAGCGGATAATATCCCTGAAAAGATGACAGGATTCAGCAACGATACATGGTATATGGGGAGCGGAGATATATTTCTTCCCCAAAATAGGGTGTTAAGTGATAATTCAGCTTCAAATATAGGCGCTTTGATTAAATCGAAATCAGCTGAATATGCGGCTTTTCATTTTAAAGTGAAATTTGATATTGATGAGGAGACAGTCAAAGAGTTTACGGTAGACTACAATACTGTTTTAAACTCTGAAGAAATACCCGATATTGAGCCTCGCGACGGGTATTGCCCGCAGTGGGATAAGGATACCTCAGACCCCATAAGAAGAAACACTATATTTAAAGCTGAGTATTTGGATGCTGTAAAGACTTTGGGGACGGCGGAAGAACCGCCTCTGCTGCTCGTTGAGGGAAATTTTAAAGACGGTTCGGAGGTTCACGCATGGGAGGCGGATTCGGAAGGGGAGTATTCAGGCGACTATAAGACTGTTGCGGCATACGAATTTGAAATAACCCCGGAATACAGCGGAAAAATAAAAGTCCATATCCGTGATAAGGATGAGGACGGAAACTGTATAGGAATAGTTATAAACGGCAAGACCAAAATATTAGACGCCGAAAGGGACGGCAGTTATTTGGTGTTTGAGACTGACAGGGCAGGACAGTTTACCGTGCTTCACAGGCGCAGCAATATTTGGAAGATTTTGGGGATATTATTGCTCGCATTTGGTCTCTTGATATTAATAGGAGTCACAGCTTATAAAAGAAGCGGCATGGCAAAAACGAAGCCAAAAGATAAATCACCCAATCTAACAGATAATGACGCTGAAAAAAATAAAATTGTAGCTGACGGGGATGCTGAAAAGCTGGCAAAGGCAAAAGCCGATATTAAAGAACCCAAACAGCGGGAACGTGATGAGATTAGTACGGCTAAAGAAAAATATAAAAAAACTGTTGACAAATAA
- a CDS encoding efflux RND transporter permease subunit, which translates to MKNSDENIMEKVALFIVDKRKAFYLLFAIAFVFCAICIPKVQVENDISAYLPESTETKQGLDLMDREFVTHDTFSLMISNIPYNQAEKMTDKIEEVGGVKEVEFDDSEDHYKNSSAIYTVTLDSGLDNEREIEIENEVKNKFAEYDCYTYSASIDNSSDSLAADMRQIIMYVAIIIVLMLLFTSKSFMDVAVFLIVFIVAAVLNMGTNYLLGTISFISNSVAIVLQLALAIDYAIILSHRFAEEKQTKNSHDAIVAALSKAIIEISSSSLTTVAGLAALMTMQLGIGKDLGLVLCKGIICSLITVFLLMPGLLYMFSNAIDKTVHKNYVPDISFWGKIVMKTRSFVPIIFALVIVSSIFLSSMCQYAFDQDSVSSPRLSDSKKAENKIKENFDVGGQLAVIVPKGSYDKEKKILQDVEEYDGISTALGLANVEVDDDYCLTDKVTPRQFADLMSLDIATSRVLFQAYGASVSQYTPIFQDVDSYTVSIMDILMFVHEQMDYGVIDLGEEKNSDINEVYDKVSDARDQLEGEEYSRLVFTYKGKNESEEVIALHDKVREEAKRYYDDPILVSNAISALDLKSSFSGDNQKINLFTIISVLLILLATFKSSSVPVLLVLTIQGSIWINFSFPYLMNEKLYFLGYLVVSSIQMGATIDYAIVFTNRYLELKPEIGKKAAAIEAINGAFPTILTSGLIMMIAGFLIGFISTNPVISALGKCLGRGTLISIILVMTLLPQIMVLFDKLVEKGAFTLKKKEKKERTGIVYVDGRVKGYINGYVNGTIHGMVKGDVKAIVENMSGPEDEQKQ; encoded by the coding sequence GTGAAAAATTCAGATGAGAATATAATGGAAAAAGTAGCGCTGTTTATAGTAGACAAAAGAAAAGCATTTTATCTGTTGTTTGCTATTGCTTTTGTGTTCTGCGCAATTTGTATTCCTAAAGTTCAGGTTGAAAATGATATTTCAGCGTATTTGCCTGAGTCGACTGAAACAAAGCAGGGGCTTGATTTGATGGACAGGGAATTTGTTACTCACGACACTTTTTCACTGATGATTTCAAATATTCCATATAACCAGGCAGAAAAAATGACAGACAAGATTGAAGAGGTGGGCGGCGTAAAGGAAGTTGAGTTCGACGACAGCGAGGACCATTATAAAAACTCTTCAGCTATATATACGGTAACTCTGGACAGCGGTCTTGACAATGAGCGTGAGATAGAAATAGAGAATGAGGTAAAAAATAAGTTTGCTGAGTATGACTGTTATACATATTCTGCGTCGATTGACAACTCGTCTGACAGTTTGGCGGCGGACATGAGACAAATAATAATGTATGTGGCTATTATTATAGTCTTGATGCTGCTGTTTACTTCTAAATCGTTTATGGACGTTGCAGTATTTTTGATAGTGTTTATAGTTGCTGCTGTTTTAAATATGGGAACAAACTATCTGCTCGGTACCATATCATTTATATCTAACTCGGTGGCAATCGTTCTTCAGCTTGCCCTGGCAATAGATTACGCTATTATTTTGTCACACAGGTTTGCGGAAGAAAAGCAGACTAAAAATTCACATGACGCCATAGTGGCGGCGCTGTCTAAAGCGATTATAGAAATCAGTTCCAGCAGTCTTACTACTGTGGCAGGACTGGCGGCGCTTATGACTATGCAGCTTGGTATAGGCAAAGATTTGGGTCTTGTGCTCTGTAAGGGAATTATATGTTCTCTTATAACCGTGTTCCTGCTTATGCCCGGACTTTTGTATATGTTTTCAAACGCTATAGACAAAACCGTTCATAAAAATTATGTGCCTGATATATCTTTTTGGGGAAAGATTGTTATGAAAACAAGGTCTTTCGTTCCAATAATTTTTGCGTTGGTAATAGTGTCTTCAATATTTCTGTCGTCTATGTGTCAATACGCTTTCGATCAGGATTCTGTGTCCAGTCCGAGGCTGAGCGACAGCAAAAAGGCAGAGAATAAAATAAAAGAAAATTTTGACGTCGGCGGACAGCTTGCAGTGATAGTGCCGAAAGGGAGCTATGATAAGGAAAAGAAAATACTTCAGGATGTTGAAGAATACGACGGCATTTCTACTGCACTGGGACTGGCAAACGTAGAGGTAGACGATGATTATTGCCTGACAGACAAGGTTACTCCGAGACAGTTTGCCGACCTGATGAGTTTGGATATTGCAACTTCCAGAGTTCTGTTTCAGGCTTATGGCGCTTCAGTGTCGCAGTATACCCCTATATTCCAGGACGTGGACAGTTATACCGTGTCTATTATGGATATACTGATGTTTGTTCACGAACAGATGGACTATGGCGTTATAGATTTGGGTGAGGAAAAGAATTCAGACATAAACGAGGTTTATGACAAGGTGTCAGACGCCAGAGATCAGCTTGAGGGAGAAGAGTATTCAAGGCTTGTGTTTACATATAAGGGAAAGAACGAGAGCGAGGAAGTTATAGCTCTGCACGATAAAGTGCGCGAGGAAGCAAAGAGGTATTATGACGATCCTATTCTTGTCAGCAACGCTATTTCAGCTCTTGATTTAAAATCGTCATTCAGCGGCGATAATCAGAAAATCAACCTTTTTACAATTATTTCAGTGCTGCTGATTCTGCTGGCGACCTTCAAGTCTTCATCAGTTCCAGTTCTGCTGGTGCTTACAATACAGGGCAGTATATGGATAAACTTCTCTTTCCCATACCTTATGAATGAGAAGCTGTATTTCCTGGGGTACCTGGTGGTAAGCTCAATTCAGATGGGAGCGACTATAGATTATGCTATAGTGTTCACCAACAGGTATCTTGAACTAAAGCCGGAGATTGGTAAAAAAGCCGCCGCAATAGAAGCTATAAACGGCGCGTTCCCAACGATTTTGACATCGGGATTGATAATGATGATTGCCGGCTTCCTGATAGGGTTTATTTCAACCAACCCGGTTATTTCGGCTTTGGGAAAATGTTTGGGGCGCGGAACACTTATCTCTATAATCTTGGTAATGACGCTGCTTCCGCAAATCATGGTGCTATTTGATAAGCTGGTCGAAAAGGGCGCGTTTACATTAAAGAAGAAGGAGAAAAAGGAACGCACCGGTATAGTTTATGTTGACGGAAGAGTAAAAGGCTATATAAACGGATACGTAAACGGAACGATTCACGGAATGGTAAAGGGCGATGTTAAAGCGATAGTTGAGAATATGAGCGGTCCGGAAGACGAGCAGAAGCAATAA
- a CDS encoding helix-turn-helix domain-containing protein: MFEDFIRERITELRMRKNVSERCMSLDMGHSEGYINHITSGKAMPSMSEFFEICRYFGITPYEFFNENMKYPEKIHKIIKGINKLNEKDTELIINLLESYKDNNKRY, encoded by the coding sequence ATGTTTGAAGATTTTATAAGAGAAAGAATAACAGAATTGCGGATGAGAAAAAACGTATCAGAAAGATGTATGAGTTTAGATATGGGACATTCGGAAGGATATATAAATCATATAACATCAGGAAAAGCAATGCCGTCAATGAGTGAATTTTTTGAAATATGCAGATATTTTGGGATAACGCCATATGAATTTTTTAATGAAAATATGAAGTATCCTGAAAAAATACATAAAATAATAAAAGGAATAAACAAACTTAATGAAAAAGATACAGAGCTGATAATTAATTTATTAGAAAGTTATAAAGATAATAATAAAAGATATTAA
- the rd gene encoding rubredoxin, whose translation MKYVCDICGYIYDEAEGEPDNGIAPGTKWEDLPEDYVCPLCGVGKDQFSKMD comes from the coding sequence ATGAAATACGTATGCGATATATGCGGATATATCTATGATGAAGCTGAAGGTGAGCCGGATAACGGCATAGCTCCGGGAACAAAGTGGGAAGACCTTCCTGAAGATTACGTATGTCCGCTTTGCGGAGTTGGCAAAGACCAATTCAGCAAAATGGATTAA
- a CDS encoding AbrB/MazE/SpoVT family DNA-binding domain-containing protein: MRELDTFGRILIPKEIRKELNINEGDKLHISCIDNTVILKKVDKNICDKCGEKSYTKQLNLCQECMEKLLI, translated from the coding sequence ATGAGGGAACTTGATACATTTGGAAGAATTTTAATACCTAAAGAAATAAGAAAGGAATTAAATATAAATGAAGGAGATAAACTTCATATAAGTTGTATAGATAACACTGTAATATTGAAGAAAGTTGATAAAAATATTTGTGATAAATGCGGAGAGAAATCATATACAAAGCAGTTAAATTTGTGTCAGGAATGTATGGAAAAATTATTAATATAA
- a CDS encoding pyridoxamine 5'-phosphate oxidase family protein gives MMRDAEKTIGNLIDKQGVSYIASISEDGFPNIKAMLPPRKRIGIKEFYFTTNTSSMRAAQYRKNPNASIYFCDKRFFRGVMLVGSMEVLEDSENKEMIWREGDTMYYPLGVTDPDYCVLKFVATSGRYYSNFKSETFEIN, from the coding sequence ATGATGCGTGACGCAGAAAAAACTATAGGTAACCTTATTGATAAGCAGGGAGTTTCATATATTGCGTCTATTTCAGAAGACGGTTTTCCAAATATAAAGGCAATGCTGCCGCCCCGCAAGCGGATAGGTATCAAGGAATTTTATTTTACTACGAATACTTCTTCTATGAGAGCAGCACAATATAGAAAAAATCCAAACGCCAGCATTTATTTTTGTGATAAGCGCTTTTTCAGAGGGGTTATGCTTGTCGGCAGTATGGAAGTTTTAGAAGATTCTGAGAATAAAGAAATGATTTGGAGAGAAGGCGACACTATGTATTATCCTTTGGGAGTAACTGACCCGGATTATTGCGTGCTTAAATTTGTGGCAACCAGCGGACGTTATTATTCCAACTTTAAATCGGAAACGTTTGAAATTAATTGA